TTCCGAAGATACCGGTCACCAGGGCCGTCACAAGACCGATGCCCGCCAGGTAGACGAACCGCTCTGCGATGCCCTGGTAGGTCATTACAAGGCAGAACGGCAGAATGACGATGAGATACCAGCACAAACCTTTCAACATCGACGGATTCTCTTTCCGTCGAATAGCGGCATAGGCAAACCCGGCTGCGGCGAAACACAATCCCACATACGACCAGATGTGACCTTGTTGGAGCGATAGGCTCGTCGATCTCTCCACACTCATGTGCACCGGCAGAAGCGACAGATGAAGATATTGGCTGAAGGCAAGCAGGCTCCACTTCAGCGAAGCGAATGTCGTAAAGGATTTCACTCCCACAGCAGCCCTCACCCCTGCCGATGCGAGCGAGGCGACCAGGATGCCGCCAGCCGGAAACAGCCATAGACGAGGAGATACTGCGGGGCGCATCATCCACAAAACCAGTAGGAGCAGCGGCAGCGCTACGACACCGAGCTCGTGAGAGAAATCCGCCGCAAGAATGCTGAGAAAGCTGACCAGAAGCCAGGAGCTGCGCTTGCTCTCGAGATATTGCAGTGAAGCGAGCAGGCAGCCAAGAGTAAACAGCGTGCACAGTTCGTAGGCACGTGCGCTGACCCACGCAACGACTTCGGTATTGATTGGAAGCGATAGCCAGATCAAACCAATCGCTGCCGCGACGGTAGCAGGGATCTTCGTCTTCCGGAAAAGCAAGAAGAGAAGAATGCCATTCAGAAGATGCAGAAGCAGATTGGTGGCATGAAATGCGGTGGCATTCAGCCCCCAAAGGCTATGGTCAACATAGATTGTCAGCCAGAAGATGGGACGGTAGGTAGAACCGCCATAGCCAAGATAGGACGTGCTGAGAGAGACCGGCTGCCCCAGGAAACGATGTGCGAAATTGCTCCATGGCTGCAGATTGCGATTATTCACCACCTGATCAAGGTCGTCATAGACGAAGGGAGCGCCAAGAACACTTCCGTAGGTGAGCAGCACAAGAGCAGTCGCAAGCAGGACAAACGTTCTGACGGGATGCATCTCGAACCAGCGACTCAGGACGTTCCCGAACTGCATCAATCTCTCTCCCACAACCGGCGGAAGTCAGTCGTAACGCTCGAAGACGATCTGCTTACGATCCCATCCGCGGTCTTTCAACCACTGCCGCAGCGGAGCCGCAAAAGCATTCAGACCGACGATGTAAGCCGTCGGTTTTTCGCCTCCAGCTTGAGACAGAATCTCTTCCAGACGCGGAGCAAGCTCAACGCCCGGCAGCGGCAGATAACGGAACCCGGTGATCTCGCGCTCAGCCCGCTCAAAACGGTCGCGATAAAACAGCTCTGACTCCGAAGATGCCGTATGCAGCAGATGCAGCGAGCCGGCGTTGCGCTGTGCTCGCAGTAAAGCATCCACCATCGCTGCTACAGGCGCTATGCCAACGCCGTCGGCGAGGATAATGCCTGGACCTTCGTGAAGGACAAACCCACCATAGGGGCCTTGTACGTGCACTGTCTCTCCAGCCTTCAGATCGCACAGCAGATTGGAATACCATCCGGCGCGATTGAGACAGAGCACCATACGATCGCCATCGGGAGCCTGCGTCAGCGAGTACGCGCGGACCTCCTGCTTGCCATCACGCTCCGTGACAAACGAGTAAAACTGGCCGGGCTGATAGGTGAGCGGTTCACTGCAGGTGAAGGAAAGCTCCCAGGTCTGCGAGGCTTCACTGAGCAGACGCTTCGAGGCAAGCGCGGCAGCGATCACGCCCGCGTGCTCCGGCAAGCGTCACAGTTGCAGACGCGGCGCAGGTGATCCCATGAATAGATGCCGGCCTCGTGC
This genomic window from Terriglobus albidus contains:
- a CDS encoding tetratricopeptide repeat protein, with translation MQFGNVLSRWFEMHPVRTFVLLATALVLLTYGSVLGAPFVYDDLDQVVNNRNLQPWSNFAHRFLGQPVSLSTSYLGYGGSTYRPIFWLTIYVDHSLWGLNATAFHATNLLLHLLNGILLFLLFRKTKIPATVAAAIGLIWLSLPINTEVVAWVSARAYELCTLFTLGCLLASLQYLESKRSSWLLVSFLSILAADFSHELGVVALPLLLLVLWMMRPAVSPRLWLFPAGGILVASLASAGVRAAVGVKSFTTFASLKWSLLAFSQYLHLSLLPVHMSVERSTSLSLQQGHIWSYVGLCFAAAGFAYAAIRRKENPSMLKGLCWYLIVILPFCLVMTYQGIAERFVYLAGIGLVTALVTGIFGIRRPAVKQVLTLCLIGWSLWNIGRTWLRARDWTDPVQLYRTSLEGTPKSALLHFNLGFTLRERGQLQEALQEYRRALEIDSRYPNGYASIGDVYLAMNAYRDAMEAYRTALAQKADDTAVLLNLGSAYQGMGANAEAEAAWQKLLDVDPKSSAAHTDLGVLYLSEQRTNDAMHQFAMAIDLKTTDIVPYYNLGALFQKAGRGDLAMVLYKKVLELKPDDADTLRNMRLLQQGH
- a CDS encoding ferredoxin--NADP reductase encodes the protein MIAAALASKRLLSEASQTWELSFTCSEPLTYQPGQFYSFVTERDGKQEVRAYSLTQAPDGDRMVLCLNRAGWYSNLLCDLKAGETVHVQGPYGGFVLHEGPGIILADGVGIAPVAAMVDALLRAQRNAGSLHLLHTASSESELFYRDRFERAEREITGFRYLPLPGVELAPRLEEILSQAGGEKPTAYIVGLNAFAAPLRQWLKDRGWDRKQIVFERYD